TACTCAGTCTTGTTATATACTCTATATCAATTAAGATGTACAGTGACGTCAGCCTTCAATACAGACTAAAttatctgttctgttctgtaatAAATAGCAACTTGTTGAGTCTTTGACCACAAACCTGCAAGATTAACCTTTTCTTTGCAATAAGGTAGGTATGTACATTGTTATGTCCATTATACTGTTTGTCCATGAGGATGTCCTTTTACCatattaaaatgctttttttttccaaccaaagCACTTGCAATTTTTcagactcctccacctcttttgATATGGGCACATTTTGTGAATAGTCATATAAAACGGTCATAAGGCCTGCCTCTTAACTACAGcactgaacacagagagagcaaCAGCTACAGCAACCAGCAGTTtactgacaaaataataaaacaggtgcaaatacaaaacaaaaccaacaacagtgtaacaaacaaaatgtctaTTACTCTCAAACAATAATGTAACTGTCTCTGAAAGAACCCCTGTAGTTTAGAGTACTAACTGAGGTGTACAGTAAATGAAGAGAAATTACAGTTTTCACTATGTTGCAAAGCAGTGCTCAAGAATACAGTTGTAACACATCTCAAGTCCACATATTAATCAACAAAGGCTTTAAGTTGTTCTCAGAAATATCTGCATACAGTGTGTCTGGTCAAATACTGTAACTACAGTACTGTCACATCTGTCAAAAGAACGTTGTAAACATACAAAATGTGAATCACAGTAAACTGCTGACAGCCACAAGTGAGTGTTCACTGAAGATAACACAAACGTAAGTGGAGCTGCCAATTGCAGGTTTTGTACACAACACTCCCAGAAAAAGAATTTCAAATATATTCATGGTACACCCACTTCAAAATGCGATTCAATATACCATaagtcagcaaaaaaaaagctaatgtCATAATACAATATTCAATTCAGGATACTTAATCAGTATCATAATTATGTTCTTTCTATTGAGATTGGACATGAAATACTACATGATGATACTGCCAAGTTATTACATGATATCatgtacatttttcagtttttctataATTCATTATTCACTAATAAATGTTGATAATCTTCATTAAAAACAGCCAAGTCCAGCtaacattaaaaccagtcacAGTCTATTTTCAAAACCTAAAACAACTTTGACAACTGATATTTACAACTGTTCACTATGaataatgtaaacaaatatgCCATCTCCCCCCACGCACACTATTTCAAATGATTCCATGGTAGTGTTGCTCACTGTAGTAAATCATTCTGACTGTAACatacacagcactgacacactATCTGCTGTCATGTGCTCTGCAGGGTACAAGGCCAAAACTTAAACAAGGGCGTGGTGTATGATTGGGGTCAGCATGTAAGTCTACTCAATGTTTCAAAGCAAACTGTTGGTTTCACTGCCAACCCAACTGCGGGTGCAGGCCTGGTTGCAGGGGAAAAGGGTTTCCTGGGCCTGGAGGGTAGTTGGTGAAACTGTTGGGCTGAGGAGGAAAGCTCTCCAAAGCAGATGTAGGATGTGCCTggaacaagacaaagaaaagcagtgtttttgtAGCAGTGAGGCTTTATCAAACCGACATTCAAATACTTGTAcatgtgtgcgcatgtgtgtgcgtgtctacCTGCAGCAGGGCAGACTGCATGGTTGGGTTGTGGAGGCCACCGAGGGCAGcaggggaggcagagggagagaatcCTGGTACCCCAGGGAAGGACAGCAAGCTGGGGAACCCGCTGCTTCCTGGAGGCTGGAGTCCACCACTCAACCTGGAATAGACACAGTAATCACTGTCAGACTATAAAACTTTAAATGatctttttgttatttgttattataGCAGGAAAATCTCTCACAAGCACCTTgctagtttagcttagcatgcCAGTGCGTCTAAAGCTCAATAATTAACTCATTAGATCTCGTTTGCTTAATCTGTCCAAAAACTAACATGTACAAATAAAAATTTGCTGTTTTACAGAGGATAAGGTGCTGCACTGTGTCTGAGCCGTTAccaggcaaccagcagagactccagACAGTAACGGCTCTCGTCTTACCATCTGCTAGAAAGTGAACAAGCgcatttccccaaaatgttgaattattcctttaagtCTGTGCATGGTATGAGTACACAGTGTAATCTATCACTACTTGTGTTCATTTCATGAGAATACACAAATCTATGTATGAGGATGGATCTTATATATTATACTTATGACAGTAGTTGCAAATATAACACAATAAAAGTGGTATATTCTTGGTATATTGTATATGTACATGTGTTTATACTATTTActtattaatattttacttACTACTTTGCCTATCCCCATGTACAAATGTTAAAAGGTATTAATTGCTGCTAATAGCTATTTAATAGTTCCTCCATATCTTCTGAGTACaagaaatgtcaacaaaaagGTGAGGCTTGTGCTTGCAATAATTGTTCATTGACAAGATAACATGCTTAATATATGGCTGACAGTAATCAGCTATTATAGCTGGAAAAGAACAATTCATCACCACACAAACCAAAGTCTGACCCTGACACTGCGGAGTAGGAGCACAAGTGGACTTTGTACTTTGGAGGTGCAATGTTTCCACTAATCACATACAACCCAGGGTGGAAAATCAGTTGACAAGATTTATGATGCTCTTTTTTCAGCCATTTTAGACACATGTGGAAATCAGTGTTAAATGTTCTAATTAACCCAGAGTCTGTTCTATTAACTACTTACTGTGTCCAAGTACTTaatagtaaaaaataaaacagtaacagtacaaCAGTTAGCAGATAAAAAAGCTCTCTGTAATTGTCTATCAAACTTGTGTGACATACCCAGGCTGGAAATTGGAGCTGAAGGCAGATGCAAAGCCTGGTAAAACGGGAGATGATGATGGAaccccagctgctgctgctgcagccgctgctgctgcctgcagagGTGCCACCGATGCTACTGAAGATGGAGTTGCACCTGGCAGTCCCATGAATGAAGACAACACAGGGCTCCCAGCCCCGTGCCCCCCTGACACGCCCAGTCCTGGGAAGGCAGCGGGGCTAGGGCCAGGCGGAAGGCCTGGGAATATAGAAGGGGCAGAAGTGAGGCCGAGACCAAAAGGGGAGGCTGCACTGGGGGCACTGTTGGTAGCCAAGCCTGGGTAGATGGAGGTTGGTGGGTGGTTAGAAATTTGGTTGGTAGTGGGAGGAATTGCGGACATAGATGAagggatggaggatggaggtagagaagaagagagggcagGGAAAGGAGACAGGCCAGGATAATGTGAGGGACCTGGGCTGGAGGACAGAGCCTGGAGGCCAGTGATAGGAACAGGGCTAGGGAGTGAGACTTGAGGGGAACCTGAGGGGTGTGACAGACCCAAGGAACGTGCCAAAGCAGCCTGCGCAGAACCTGGGACCACCAGAGAGCTAACAGATGGTGTGCCAGAACGAGAGGTGCCCTTGAAAGCAGAGGGCACAGGGCTgttgctgccactgctgctacCCCCAGTGTGTCTGTTCAGGACTCCCGCTGCAGCAATGGCAGCCTGAGCTTGTGCAGAATGAGCTGTAGAGGGTTTGGGACTGGGGCCTGGGGTGGAACAGCTTGGAATTACTGGAGTGGATGATCCTGGAGTGAGAGATTGTGGTCCAGAGGGGGTGTAACTTCTTATCACTGACCCAGAAGGGTTACCTGCTTGTGGGTGCATGCCAGGGAAGGTGGGTCCTGACTGGTGTTCTGTGGACTGGGAAAAAACTTTCTGCTGAGTTGAGCCCATGGAGTTCGTCTGAGACAGGGGGTCTGGGCCGCCGCGAGAGGTAGCAGGGGTGCCTGGTCGAGAAACTGCATGAAAGGGGGAAGAGGTGAAGCCCCCACTGCCGGGGATAGGAGTTCCACAGGGGGTGCCTGAAGGTGTGTGGGCTTTAATGACAGATGAGGGTGTAGGTGTAGCATGACCACTGGGGGTCTGTGGTCCTGCTTTGATGACAGATGGGGATGGAGCAGGGGAGGGAGAAGGGGCATTAGGGTTGTGAGAGGGCACCATGCCAGGGAAAACTGGCGTGATAGGAGTCGTGGGAGGCGGCTGAGCGGGAGAAGCCTGGGGTGGGACAGGGGTAGAAGGCGTGGACCCATGAGGAATAAGAAGGGGCCCGCTGTTGATTCCAGGTGTGGTGTTCTGCGGATTGCCTGGTTTGGCATAACCTGAAAATAAAAGGAGATCAGAGTTGAAAGGTTATCTAAGATAATGACTGACATGGTATTATAATCaataacgaaaaaaaaaaaaacatttcaacagtACAAAATagttccatttcattttttttttctgatcaatGATGTTATTGTTAAAAATCAACTTTCATTACAAGACACAGGCAGAGTAGGTTAAAGCCCAACAAACTATTGTAGAAGAAGCAATccattcacatttttaaaaaaatgagatgAGAAACAGCAAAGAGGAATAGCCAGAGAGCATCCCAGCGTGCAACTTATTACAAGGAAATAGCCAACAAATTTCAAAGATTGGAATATGTCTGCTTTTTTACCTTTAGGGAAAcgtttaaaaaatgtatttgatttgGTAACCCCAAATTAACTTTCCTCACATCTCACATTGTTATCCTCCAGACATCTGGCTTTGGACATTTTCTCAATTTAATTAAACAAAAGTCATCTTTGCGCTTCTGACCAGAAGTCCCCCCCAAAGGCCCTAAAACATGTATTTCAATTGTGAAAACTGATAAGACACTGCATTCAAAAAATAAGTTATCCCAAGCAATGCATGTTAAATGTCAGCCCACAGCATGActccagaaagaaaaagattaatGACATTAGTTTGAAGCTATTCCCAGCCCAGGCAACCAAAGATCTGTCCTCACAAACCACCAAAATATACTTCCACACTGACTgaccagaaaacagaaatatcgGGAAGCGAATAAATATGACAGAAATGCAGGTTATAATACAATCTACTCCAAAAACACCCCCTTGAAAATTACCACaaaattaaatcaacatttctcCAATAATTCTAAATTAAAGGTTTCACTTGAATCCAATACACAGCTATTGTACTGGAATGAATTCAAATGTACAGGGGGTTTGCATTTTTCTGGTCACTCAGTGTACACCAGCAGAGGTGAAAAGCGCATTCTTCACCTGATAAAGGCAGTAAACTGGAGAAGCGCAGGTAAGCAGCATGCCAGGAAGTTAGCCAGCAAGCTTCAAGGAGTGCCTATTTGCtgtcacacacgcacgcacgtgAGCACACACTTGCTTCAATCGAATCGTACCTGCTACTTTGTGGGTGGAGTTGTAGGGGGGAGGGGGAACGTTGGCAGTTATAACCCCTCCCACAGAAACAAGGCCTGCGTTGTTGTAAGCACCTGAGTAGCAGTTGCAAATATTAACAGTGTCCACCACACACtcatagagacacacacacaactgtaagAATCACACACAAGTCACCCCACTACCAACTACGCCTCCACTAATCCCAGATGGCAGTAATAAAACAAGCCTAACTAAAACTTAAAGCCACTCAAAGCAGCATTATTAATCCCTCagttagctgttttttttaattattgaaaGGTTGTATACAGAGATTGATTACTGcgcagagcagaaaaaaagaagggataaGTGGGTGTAAGTGGGTTATTTCTTACTTGGTGCGATCGTAGCATGGGGTCGGCACGGTGGTATAGGATAGGGAACAGGCCGATGAGGATTGTAGGTTGaaggaaactaaaaaaaaaaaaaaggaagcgaCAAAAGATATAACACACTTCACAAATCAACCAATTCTGTCTAAttataatatttaatgtttctaAACTATAATGGCAGCAGTTTAGACATTTCTGCCACTTGAAAGAGATTCACATGAATAAGCTCTTAAATTCCTGTGTGGGATctttgaaaatatttgaaagtatttaaaatctgtgacttttaccaaatgtatgtgcatgttttcaaAGCTGAAGTCTTTATCATGTAATCATCATGGAAAGTAATGTAATTAGTCATGTGAGGGCTTGTCACTCAGTCATGAGATCTCTATTACATCATCTCAGTCAGTCACTCCCTCTCTAGTGCTTACAGGTTTGAATGGTCCAATAATCCGGGAAGCAATTCCTTTCCCCTCCATACTGTTAGAGGTAtcatctttcttctctccttctttttttacTGGAGGGATTCCCTGTGatcgtaaaaaaaaatacacatttggtcagattgctcaggttatgttatttttatttatatttttacatttcttttccaACTTCGTTGGTTAGCTTGTGGTTAACATATCTAAAATCCCATTGTTCAGGTGTGGGATGCCCTCAGGAAAAGCTCGGTGCAGAGCCCTGCACATACTCACAGGAAATGTGCCATTGACCAGGCTAGGTCTGCCTTTAGGGTATGGATTCCCTGGTATCATACCACAGGAGGAGATCATGGCTACAGGAGCCTTGCAGCCAACTTTACACACCTGATGAGAGAGAAGTGGCATTGTTTTAGGAATAATGTGTACAGAAATAATACTTTATTATGTATGTCAACAATCATTCATACAAGCCAATACACTGCTCATTTAGGAGTTAATTTTAGTctgtattattgttttttaatgagATCAGTTGCTTGTTCCTCACTAGGCAACAGTTGTTTCTTTTGGGCCTTTATGGGTATTAAAAGAACTCCTTGAGGTATTTCGGTAACATGGGATTAGCAAATAGGCTTTCTGTGCTAACCTACCTAAAAATATGATGAACATGAATATGGAAAGGTGAACTTACTTGCTCTAGTATTCTGCGTGCTCGCTTCTTCTCAGACAAGTGTATGCGAAACAGATCCTCCACAGGACGGTAGTTTTGAGCATCTGAAATGTTCCTGTATGGGACCAGAGACCCAACACTTCTCAAGTAACCGTTTAGTATAAAACAGGCTGAAATTACAACACTAAAAGTCAGCTTATAGTGTATCAGAAACAGTTTAGAGTgcttaaatgtttgtttttattcacaatTTACTCACAAAGCTATCAGTTCCAGAACAATCAGTCTGTCCTTTGAGAAGGTGAAGCAATTCAGGATATTTGCAACTTTGGTTGTAGGAATTGCAACCATTTTCTAAAGGCAAAAGAAGGAAGAACAAGTTTAACAAATGCTTTGAAACACACCAGAGCCAGTGAGAGGTGAGAATTCTACACACAGTAAAGCATTTCACTCatcttgaatttatttttaacccaacaaaaaaaatggacacattttttacagatgaaaaacattttggtgCCTCAATCCCTTAAAATATTTGTTACTTACATGCTGCAGAGCTTTAACTGCTTTGACCTGAGGTTCTGCCCATGAGAAGTACTTCAGTATCTCTATCACCTGCAATGTTCAAGACAGTATTACAACATACAGTAACACTAAGTAGTATAAAGTGTGACAGCATGAAAACAACTGCAAATACATAGCTATCCTCGGTCCATTAGATCTAACAGTTTTTGCGATTATTTTACACATGCAGACTCAGACATCATAATTCATGAGTATCATTTGCTTAAGTATTCAATTTCAAAATATACCCATGTGTAGCACGGGTTACGAAGTAAATCAACAACTACCAATACTATCAGGTCCTAATTTTGCTACTTGCACATACTATGAGTGATTTTACAAGTTTTTGTGAGAACCCTGTCCATCAAGTGTGTTATAAGTGCCCTCTTCGTTACCTGCTCACTGGAGAAATATCCATGCACCTGTTCTATAGCTTTGATGCGCTGATCGGTAAGGACGCACTGAAACACAGGATGGAGAATTACCAAATCCTGGGGTTAAAACAATGTCAAATCTTAAATCAGAAAGATAATTTAGGTTTACAGAGTTTTTACCTTTCTTATCTCATCCAAGACAATGTCAAATGACTTTTTATCCATGATTGTTAACTTAAACAAATAGTAGCCTCTTTGATAATGAATACTTACTATACCACGCACGTGGTAAATACACTTTTTACGacacaacaaataaagaaaTTCAAGATAACATGCATTCGGGTGACTTTAACTCTAAATACTTTGCTACTGGCACAGCGTCGCTGATTCATTTATAATGAACTGAACGCATAATTTAAAACACTAAATATTCGCAGTACATAATTAGTTCCGTAGTAAAGCTGCATGATCTTTTCAGTTCTTTCCGATACAACTTTTCCGCCTGTGAACAATGACTGTGAACAAGAGGAGCTATCTGCAGCAAATCTGCCCGCAGCTAACAACAAGCTAACAACAAGCTACAGCTACCGCAGTGCTGAGCACTGCTCAACAAAACCACACTAGAAAATTCGAATAAAATATGTGCACGTCTTTTAGCTCAAGCTTAGTTTAAATCTAAAGCTGGCGTTAAGCACAATACAAactggaaaatgtaaaaattcatTAAAGAATTTTTTCCTAAATCTCAAAATGACGCGCTAGGACAGGTAGCACTCTTGCTAGCTTCCACTGACAGCTGGCGCTTGTAACGTCAACACCGAGAAGGACCCCTCCGAGGCAGCTTGTCAGGAAAACACTGTGTAGCAGTTtatatgaaaataacaaaattgGTTTGAGTTGGTTTGAGTAATATTATCAGTACAACTAGGCGATTTATAGTTGACATAATCACTGTTCCAACAGAATTTAATCTGTTGgaacattattttttacattttgttttattgtttctctGCAGGCAGTGTCAGGCCATGTTTGGACAGTGCACAAGAAGTAAACATAAAATGAGTGTCGGCGGCGCAGAGAATAAGGAATAAACAACTCTTTTAATAGTAAAAATGGACCGCTTTTCGTGGTCAAATGGACTTTTAGAAATAAACGAAACTTTAGTGATCCAGCAACGAGGTGTGAGACTGTATGACGGTGATGATAAGGTATAGTTCTGCTTTCTGGTAGCCAAGTTTGTGGCCTGACATAACAGAGCAGCCAAAACTTAGACGCAATATTATTGACAAGATAGTTGAATAATACAGCAATAATGACGGTGTACATGGGGTACTGATGAAGTTCAGGTAGATCATTGCGGTTTTAGGTGGTGAAATGTTTAGTGTACGGTGATTATAACCTAATTCCTTTAAATAAGGAAATCACaccctgtctttttctgtcGTTGTACCAGGCTAAGCTGGATGTTGGAGTTGTCTTGTTGAGCACCCATCGGCTGATCTGGAGGGACGTAAAAAATCATGTAagacagcagcaaacaggatTACATATTGTTCATATTGAGGCGTGGTGCTATTATTCACCGGTTTCTCTTCACTTTTTGTGTACTGATTGTAATCATGACTCCTGCATTTCTCTAAGGAATGCTGCATAGCCATGCCCCTGTCACAGATCATCTTCTTTGAGGAGCAGGCTGCAGGAATAGGAAAGAGGTCAGTATCATTAAATGCATCTTGTGGtgttaaaaaatgtaatcaagGTCCACTTCACAGCGATTTCAATCCATCTCACTGTCTAGCTGGTTTATGTGTGGAGAAGAGAATGAGATATAGTTAAAAGTTGTGGAAAAAGCTTggtggaccttgagttaagattttctcatgaaaagttaaaaataaactttcacTCGTGggatcaacaaaaaaaaagagaaattaactATTGGTATCTCATATTCTACAGTGCAAAAATAGTTGTTCACCTGCATCCAGCACCTGCCAACAAGGAGCCAGGTCCCTACCAACACAGCAAGTACTCTTACATCAAACTGTCCTTCAAAGAACACGGGCAGATTGAGGTAGTCCTgcgtttgttttcattttgtgaacTCCTTCTTT
This genomic stretch from Toxotes jaculatrix isolate fToxJac2 chromosome 12, fToxJac2.pri, whole genome shotgun sequence harbors:
- the proser1 gene encoding proline and serine-rich protein 1 isoform X1, with product MDKKSFDIVLDEIRKCVLTDQRIKAIEQVHGYFSSEQVIEILKYFSWAEPQVKAVKALQHKMVAIPTTKVANILNCFTFSKDRLIVLELIALNISDAQNYRPVEDLFRIHLSEKKRARRILEQVCKVGCKAPVAMISSCGMIPGNPYPKGRPSLVNGTFPGIPPVKKEGEKKDDTSNSMEGKGIASRIIGPFKPFPSTYNPHRPVPYPIPPCRPHATIAPSAYNNAGLVSVGGVITANVPPPPYNSTHKVAGYAKPGNPQNTTPGINSGPLLIPHGSTPSTPVPPQASPAQPPPTTPITPVFPGMVPSHNPNAPSPSPAPSPSVIKAGPQTPSGHATPTPSSVIKAHTPSGTPCGTPIPGSGGFTSSPFHAVSRPGTPATSRGGPDPLSQTNSMGSTQQKVFSQSTEHQSGPTFPGMHPQAGNPSGSVIRSYTPSGPQSLTPGSSTPVIPSCSTPGPSPKPSTAHSAQAQAAIAAAGVLNRHTGGSSSGSNSPVPSAFKGTSRSGTPSVSSLVVPGSAQAALARSLGLSHPSGSPQVSLPSPVPITGLQALSSSPGPSHYPGLSPFPALSSSLPPSSIPSSMSAIPPTTNQISNHPPTSIYPGLATNSAPSAASPFGLGLTSAPSIFPGLPPGPSPAAFPGLGVSGGHGAGSPVLSSFMGLPGATPSSVASVAPLQAAAAAAAAAAGVPSSSPVLPGFASAFSSNFQPGLSGGLQPPGSSGFPSLLSFPGVPGFSPSASPAALGGLHNPTMQSALLQAHPTSALESFPPQPNSFTNYPPGPGNPFPLQPGLHPQLGWQ
- the proser1 gene encoding proline and serine-rich protein 1 isoform X2; the encoded protein is MDKKSFDIVLDEIRKCVLTDQRIKAIEQVHGYFSSEQVIEILKYFSWAEPQVKAVKALQHKMVAIPTTKVANILNCFTFSKDRLIVLELIALNISDAQNYRPVEDLFRIHLSEKKRARRILEQVCKVGCKAPVAMISSCGMIPGNPYPKGRPSLVNGTFPGIPPVKKEGEKKDDTSNSMEGKGIASRIIGPFKPFPSTYNPHRPVPYPIPPCRPHATIAPSYAKPGNPQNTTPGINSGPLLIPHGSTPSTPVPPQASPAQPPPTTPITPVFPGMVPSHNPNAPSPSPAPSPSVIKAGPQTPSGHATPTPSSVIKAHTPSGTPCGTPIPGSGGFTSSPFHAVSRPGTPATSRGGPDPLSQTNSMGSTQQKVFSQSTEHQSGPTFPGMHPQAGNPSGSVIRSYTPSGPQSLTPGSSTPVIPSCSTPGPSPKPSTAHSAQAQAAIAAAGVLNRHTGGSSSGSNSPVPSAFKGTSRSGTPSVSSLVVPGSAQAALARSLGLSHPSGSPQVSLPSPVPITGLQALSSSPGPSHYPGLSPFPALSSSLPPSSIPSSMSAIPPTTNQISNHPPTSIYPGLATNSAPSAASPFGLGLTSAPSIFPGLPPGPSPAAFPGLGVSGGHGAGSPVLSSFMGLPGATPSSVASVAPLQAAAAAAAAAAGVPSSSPVLPGFASAFSSNFQPGLSGGLQPPGSSGFPSLLSFPGVPGFSPSASPAALGGLHNPTMQSALLQAHPTSALESFPPQPNSFTNYPPGPGNPFPLQPGLHPQLGWQ